One window of the Cotesia glomerata isolate CgM1 linkage group LG10, MPM_Cglom_v2.3, whole genome shotgun sequence genome contains the following:
- the LOC123273199 gene encoding protein SMG7-like produces the protein MNINAAAQALRKAQILKDKVQQSKDLLNDNEAWITQQELQKIYQQVLILDLEYALDKKVEQELWNLGFKNYIAILQAQVKDRKNVHRAESQAMLSWCLEAASGFYQSLLQEICAAFNLDLAFRRKGDIYGLSSPWEAVQRVQKINKQSSRHRSSCFYVCQYCLVHLGDIARYRNENKQAELFYRHAVSLAPWSGQPYNQLALLEASKVDKLATVYYYARSVAVKHPFHVAASNLAKTLETLDEDVPSHRHFAKLNATEYTAFFLKFHSAIHHNHLKEADSGKSAAEYKKSLTDSNFTGLIATDGFNSWKLVQMLVINLYALHHVSGNSSFQELLKPDQLSSDEQLARSYILDVIAGSLSALLLPVYTLKTSVTDYFALPTIKLYLEWLMSQPSAKSLLEEPAFSSRLQIWPSLCALLNGLSKELGDFDADKFIKIPLPEDWELQGFLPLEQSFEKLKFTDEFVSGDDLKKLRAVRIIELGRLLTEYQVSGSNLITLDSGEFVSTTNNSINNKLLKELKEFTLRIELQEIADGAADRKKDNGKHTRNHTQQNVFVKRNPAPLARKIRQNIAIQAIMRRAEMDQVPQESSQTLDKPLDNNSESKVNLEPVPKVSGPLADTVPSVPIVPSPELINVPVNIPPYFVPNPVVMPQLNVGMHQVNVNPCEGLKNRMLSVEDVESSVLGKSIQCNNLEQDRLGLFMNQPTNVDYRLMNEERSFNMWNPQNTMPNSWWSNTEAPKNCDYDVNSYANWSYPPGGLPATSNAQQRTVNNEENVYSLFSENSWGSSGHNNFPNSTSVDNNQQQQRSLWSGPGPSPLERLLEQQKLLRGDAKNLEDKYM, from the exons ATGAATATCAATGCTGCTGCTCAAGCTCTcag gaaagctCAAATCCTAAAAGACAAAGTCCAGCAATCCAAAGACTTACTAAACGACAATGAAGCCTGGATAACCCAGCAagagctccaaaaaatttaccagCAAGTATTAATCCTAGACCTTGAATACGCTCTGGACAAAAAGGTCGAGCAAGAGCTCTGGAACCTGGGTTTCAAGAACTACATAGCAATACTCCAAGCGCAGGTAAAAGATCGCAAGAATGTCCACCGAGCAGAGTCCCAGGCCATGCTGAGCTGGTGCTTGGAAGCAGCCAGCGGTTTTTACCAAAGTCTTCTCCAGGAAATATGCGCGGCATTCAATCTAGACCTGGCGTTTCGCCGAAAAGGGGACATATATGGACTGTCAAGTCCCTGGGAGGCGGTCCAGCGTGTCCAGAAGATCAACAAGCAGTCTTCAAGACACCGTTCCTCGTGCTTCTACGTCTGCCAGTACTGTCTAGTCCACCTGGGTGACATAGCCCGTTACCGGAACGAGAACAAGCAAGCAGAACTTTTTTACAGACACGCTGTTTCTTTAGCGCCTTGGAGCGGACAGCCGTACAACCAGCTGGCGCTTCTGGAGGCCTCCAAAGTCGACAAGCTTGCCACGGTTTACTACTACGCTCGCTCGGTTGCAGTTAAGCACCCGTTCCACGTGGCTGCCAGCAACCTGGCCAAGACTCTGGAGACTCTGGACGAAGATGTTCCCTCTCATCGACACTTTGCTAAATTAAATGCCACTGAGTACACAGCGTTTTTCCTTAAGTTCCACAGCGCGATTCATCACAATCACCTCAAGGAAGCCGACTCTGGAAAAAGCGCTGCTGAGTATAAAAAGTCATTAACTGACAGCAATTTTACAGGCTTGATCGCGACTGATGGGTTCAACTCCTGGAAGCTCGTTCAAATGTTGGTGATAAATTTGTACGCGCTGCACCACGTGTCTGGAAATTCATCCTTCCAAGAGTTACTTAAACCCGACCAGCTGAGTTCTGATGAGCAATTGGCGCGTAGTTATATTCTTGACGTAATTGCAGGAAGTCTATCAGCTTTATTGCTGCCAGTCTACACTCTCAAGACAAGTGTCACGGACTACTTTGCCCTTCCAACGATAAAACTGTACCTGGAGTGGCTGATGAGTCAACCCTCGGCAAAATCACTTCTAGAAGAACCAGCCTTTTCATCCCGGCTCCAAATCTGGCCTAGTTTATGCGCACTCCTGAATGGTCTTAGCAAAGAGCTAGGAGACTTTGAcgctgataaatttataaaaattcctcTGCCAGAAGACTGGGAGCTCCAGGGTTTTTTGCCACTGGAACAAAGCTTCGAAAAGTTAAAATTCACTGATGAGTTTGTGAGCGGAGATGACCTTAAGAAATTGCGCGCTGTAAGAATTATTGAATTAGGAAGATTGCTGACAGAGTATCAGGTGAGTGGATCCAACTTGATCACGCTGGACTCCGGAGAATTTGTTTCCACGACGAACAattcgataaataataaactactTAAGGAGCTGAAGGAGTTTACACTGAGGATAGAACTTCAGGAGATTGCAGATGGCGCTGCTGATAGGAAGAAAGATAATGGGAAGCACACTAGGAACCACACGCAGCAGAATGTTTTTGTTAAGAGGAATCCAGCACCACTGGCTAGAAAAATCAGGCAGAATATCGCGATCCAGGCAATCATGAGGCGCGCTGAGATGGACCAGGTGCCTCAGGAGAGTTCTCAGACTTTGGACAAGCCTCTTGATAATAATTCTGAGTCTAAGGTTAATCTTGAGCCTGTGCCTAAAGTTTCTGGCCCTCTAGCGGATACCGTTCCAAGTGTTCCAATAGTTCCAAGCCCGGAACTGATAAACGTCCCGGTTAATATTCCTCCGTACTTTGTACCAAACCCCGTTGTTATGCCTCAGCTGAATGTAGGAATGCACCAGGTCAATGTTAATCCATGCGAGGGCTTGAAAAATCGGATGCTCTCGGTGGAAGACGTTGAGAGTAGTGTCCTAGGGAAGAGCATTCAGTGCAATAATTTGGAGCAAGACCGGCTTGGCCTGTTCATGAACCAACCGACTAATGTTGACTACAGACTTATGAATGAAGAACGGAGCTTTAATATGTGGAACCCTCAGAACACGATGCCTAACTCCTGGTGGTCGAACACCGAAGCTCCCAAAAATTGTGATTATGATGTTAACTCTTATGCTAATTGGTCTTATCCTCCTGGTGGCTTACCGGCTACGTCTAATGCGcaa CAACGAACGgttaataatgaagaaaacGTGTACTCGTTATTTAGTGAAAACTCATGGGGATCGAGTGGACATAATAATTTTCCTAATAGCACTTCGGTTGATAATAATCAGCAGCAACAACGTTCCCTCTGGTCTGGCCCCGGACCTTCTCCGCTGGAGCGATTGCTGGAGCAACAAAAATTGTTACGCGGCGACGCTAAAAATTTGGAggataaatatatgtaa
- the LOC123273265 gene encoding solute carrier family 66 member 3-like: MNLHVIADTLSIITITICFILKVPQILNLLAVKSAKGMSILGLMLELTSYTVTTCYNYTNGYSLLSYLEYPIILIQEYILIYLVLKYLKMINKLTIAIASCYFVVGTCILVGIIPKVILTFLTPMGTPISASSKIVQLLAIVRSKNSESVSILTWFISAFTNMTRIFTIWVDSADLLLLGNFIISTVLSLSVMLAVYYKPSKKNLS, encoded by the exons ATGAATTTGCATGTGATTGCTGATACACTTAGTATCATTACAATAACTATTTGTTTTATACTCAAGGTTcctcaaattttaaatttattagctgTCAAATCAGCTAAAGGAATGTCTATTTTAGGATTAATGTTAGAACTTACtag ttacACAGTAACGACATGTTACAATTACACCAATGGatattcattattatcttACCTAGAATatccaattattttaattcaagaatacATACTCATATATCTAGTATTAAAATATctgaaaatgataaataaattaacgataGCCATTGCTTCATGCTACTTCGTCGTTGGTACCTGTATTTTAGTGGGAATTATCCCAAAAGTTATTCTTACATTTTTAACA CCAATGGGTACTCCAATATCCGCGTCCAGTAAAATAGTCCAACTGCTAGCAATCGTGAGATCAAAAAACTCAGAGTCTGTCTCCATACTAACGTGGTTTATATCAGCCTTCACCAACATGa cgAGGATATTCACCATCTGGGTCGACTCTGCAGATTTATTATTGCTAGGaaactttataatttcaaCAGTATTAAGTTTGAGTGTAATGCTGGCTGTTTATTACAAGCCTTCTAAAAAGAATTTAagttag